GTCCCAAAACGATTGCTTTTTTCAGAAGAATGGACCATGCCATGATTTATGTATTAATTGCTGGTACATATATCCCGCTATGCCTGATTGCGCTGCAAGGAACAACTGGATGGGTTCTGTTTTGGGTCGTTACCGTCCTTGCGGTTCTCGGTGTTCTTTTTAAATTAATCTGGTTCCATTCCCCCAGATGGCTTTCCACGCTGCTCTATGTATTAATGGGATGGATAGCTGTTTTCTATAGCGGGGCACTTGCTCCAGTTATCGGCACTGGAGGAATGGTCTACTTAATCGCTGGGGGAATCCTTTATACCATCGGTGCAGTGATTTACTGGCTGAAACCGGAATTCTTGCGTTCCCGTTATTTCGGTTACCATGAAATATTCCATATTTTTATCCTGTTGGGAAGCCTCGGCCACTTCTTATGTATTTATCTGTATGTTATCTAAGAAGTTCAATAAAAGAAGAGCCTTGCAAAAATGCGGAGGCTCTTCTTTTATTGAACTATTTTCGTTACCATTTTGATTAATTCCTGCTGATAATTTTGGTTATCAAAACTGTCACTTTGCAGCAGCATGCTTTCATTTGCTGCGCCATTAATAAGGATAGCTGTCGCTTTTGGCTGGAAATCAGATGAAAATACTTTCTGCTCCTGCCCCTCAGATAAAATAGATTCTAATCGCAGATAAAGCGGATCCTCTTCTCCTTCATTTAATTTGTAGTACGGGATATTATCTTCTGTCCGGGCATTAAAAATAATTTCAACCAGTGCTACATTATTTTTAACATATTCATATTGATACGTGAGGGTGGCTTTTATGTAACCAAGCAGCTGTTGATAAATATCTGTCTCCCGCTTTACCCAGTCATCAATAAATTCCAGCTGTGCCCCAATTAAGTAATTTAACGTATGGTGAATCAACTCTTCTTTATCCGCAAAATGATAGGAAATTAACCCAGTGCTAATTTTTGCATGTTTTGCTATTTTAGCAAGACTTAATTTTACATAGCCAATATCATTCAATACGTCAATGGTTGCCTTTAAAATTTGTTCTCTCCGCGCTTCTGAGATAAATGTTTTTTCTTTCGTCACTTCGTATCACCCTCTTATCATCCTTACATACTGCCGTTTGTCCTCATCACGGATAATAGCTCCCTCGGCTGCTATGTCTTTTCGCAATATCATGGCTTCTTTTTCATCCTCTTCCTTCAGCGCCTGTTCTCTCGCAGCAAGCAGCCTGTTAACAGAATCAGGGAAATCAGGTTGATCCGGAACCCAGCGCTGATATTCTGCATGGTGAGGATCTTGATTTTTCCATGGAAACCGATGTTCCAAAAAAGCAGCTTCTATTTTCGGCTGCTTTACATCCGTTTGCGAACGATACCGTTCCTCGCCTTTTTGACCTAAAACAACAATCTCTTTTCTATCCATATAAATGGCGGAAATATCTCTTTTTTGCAAATTTACTTCTTTATCATTCCTTTTCATTGTAACTTCTTGATCGGTAATCGTCATTTTTAATGATTCACTAAACGCATACAGTGCAAAAAGGATTCCGGCAATCAAACCGACGATTACTCCAATAATCGATACCCAAGAGCTATTCCAGGATACAATCCATTCAAAGAACGGGCCAAACGGCACAAAAGGAATCTTGATCAGCCAGCTCGAAATAATTTGGATAAACCAGCCAATAATCGCTCCAAGAAGCGGACCGCCTATAATAATAATCCCTTTATCAAGTTTTGTTAAACCAAGTACGGTTTCATTTTGCATCGTTTATATTCTCCTCTGGATATATTTATAACTGAATTACTTTTTGATTAACTAATCAAATTTTAACACGAATGATTAATTCATGCTAGTAAAGATGAATTATATGGTATTTTAGAAAATCTTATCTTATTTATATAATAATAGCGAGCAGGTATTAACGTGTTCAACGTTACTATCTGTTCTATTTTATACTCCTATGAAGTTGGTTTAAAATAAATTTTGATGACAAACATCTCGCTACCCCACATTTTATGTTTCATGAAAAAACCGTTTTGAAAAAAATTAATCAAAACGGATTCATTCTTTATGAAGTACTATACCTTTTTTATCAAAAAATGTAATCATTTCGTGTCACAAACGCACCTGATTTTTGTAAAAACATATATTTTAAAATTCCTTATATATCCATTACCAATATCTTTATTTAATAACTAATCCGAAAAAATCCACTAAAAAGAAAGCAGTTCAAAAGGCATTGTCAGAAAACCCAAACCATTTAACACACCTGTAATGGGGCATGAAATTATACTGTATAGGAGGGACTTATCCAAAACTGAACCTGTAAGTAATAGAGCGGCAGTTACTTTAGATGCTGATTTTTTAGATGTCATAAGTTATCCCTCCTGCTAAACTTGTTCCCTCAAGCCACCCTTTTTGTGCTTATCTTGGCTTTGATTCTATAACATCTCCATTTTGATACACATCATAGAATCCGACCGTGCCAGTACCTCCGTTATCAATTAAATCTTGACTTTGTGCTTTCAAGGAATAAAATACTTTTCCATCTAAGTCTCTATGAAGTTCACCATTGCTGCTAAACACTAGATCCTCATTATCTAAGTTTTTCTCTGCGTAAGCAATCGCTGTTTCTACTGTAAACAACTCCGCTTGATATTCTTCAAGTAATACAGCCCATGTACCAACGCCGATAATTCCGTCCTGTACTAATCCATTCTCAGCTTGCAATTGATGAACTTGTTGGTCTGTGTGCGAACCAAAAACCCCATCCACTTCTGTTTCAAACCCAAAGTGATTTAACATCACTTGAATAAATTCGACTTCAAAACTTTTTTGGCTCCCATGTTTGACGGTAGGCTGTTGTTCAGGCGGCCAATTTAATATTGCTTCATATCCTGCTGGTACTTCTGATTCTGCTTGTTGAACCGATTCATTTTCTGGAGCTGCATCTACTGTTTGATTAATATGGGGTGCACCTGCAAGCGCAACTGTAACCGCAGGAACTACCGCTAACCATTTCTTCTTCAATATAATTCCCTCCTTGAAAAATTTGGTTGTTATCCAGATACCCCTTTCAGAGAATAATAAAGTGCTCACTTATAAACCTCTCTGTTTTTTTACATTGAGACCACCTCCTCCCCTGAGTCACTCCTTTTCGCATTATTGGAGTAATCTTGGATGATTAGCATTCATTTTATAACGATTGGGCAGCTTTCCGTACGTTGCTATTCTCCATATAAATTCCATGGGACCAATCTTAAAATATTGAAACCAAATAGTGCTGTATATCATTTGGATGATTAAAATTACGATGGCTATGTTCATTAATGTTGTTTGATGCACATGACCTTTTAAATCGAATAGACCACTAGCTGTTAAAATCAGAGCGGTTTGAACGAGATAGTTCGTTAACGCCATTCTTCCAACATACTTAAGAGGTGTTAATAACTTTTGAATTATATTGTGCCGGAGCAAGAGTGTTAAAGTAGTCACATAGAACGCACTTACAAAGGGCGCAGCAATGGCACCAGCTAGATCGATTTGGCCATTTTCCTCCGTTAAGAAATATTGAATAAAAAGTACTGCAGGCAAGAGACAAAGAGATGAAATTTGCACGATACGAAATGCTTTTTGATATGCTCTAATATTTTCAAAAATCCCCCATTGCCCCATGCATAAACCTAGTAGAAACATAGGCAAGATCATAAAATAACTTCCGCCAAGAAATACGGCAAGGATTAATAGTATGACAGCGATAATAAAGTTAATTTTCGGTTTAAACCTGTAAAAAGGAATAAGAATGAATCCGAAAATCGAATAAGGGAGCAAAGCTTCTCCTAATTGGAAAAATTGATGGATCAATCCAAAAATGGATAATACAATCAATCTTTTTATAAACAATGCAGTACTTTTATCACCTCGATTTACTGCTCGTGTCATGAAAATATAGAAACCAATTCCAAATAAAAAAGAAAAGATAATAAAAAATCGCTCGTATACCGCATAATTTAAGATTTGGCTCCAAAAATAGTCTGTTTGAAGGGAGGAAGGTAATATTATTAGTGTGATATTCGCAAATATGATGCCTAATAAAGCAAATCCTCGCAAAAAATCTAAAGTATCAATACGTTGTTTCATCATAAACTCATCCTTTACCTATTTCATATGTTGTCTTTACTATATCCCTTCATCCTTAAACTACAATCACATTTATCTTATAAAATCCTTAAATACGTGTTGGCTCTCACCAAAAATTATGGGTGACAAATGGATCGTTTGCTGTATAACCTTATATTACTTTTACTATAAGAAACCCCCTTTTAGATAAAAATCCAAAGGGGTAAAGTTTCACGACTTTATTTTAAGCATCGCGCCTTATAATAATTAAATAGCAACGTAGGTAAACATTTATTCTTTAAATACATGTCTTCATTGAAAGAACACTATTCAATTTGCACTTTTTATAAAAAGGGATTGATAAAATGTTAAAGGTTGCGAAAATATCAGTCGATAACAAGGATGTTTTAA
The nucleotide sequence above comes from Oceanobacillus timonensis. Encoded proteins:
- the trhA gene encoding PAQR family membrane homeostasis protein TrhA — protein: MHKFIREPMNAFTHFIGIVLSIAGLILLVVKAARVGVPLDVGAVAAFGISLILLYTASTVYHSVIAGPKTIAFFRRMDHAMIYVLIAGTYIPLCLIALQGTTGWVLFWVVTVLAVLGVLFKLIWFHSPRWLSTLLYVLMGWIAVFYSGALAPVIGTGGMVYLIAGGILYTIGAVIYWLKPEFLRSRYFGYHEIFHIFILLGSLGHFLCIYLYVI
- a CDS encoding TetR/AcrR family transcriptional regulator, with protein sequence MTKEKTFISEARREQILKATIDVLNDIGYVKLSLAKIAKHAKISTGLISYHFADKEELIHHTLNYLIGAQLEFIDDWVKRETDIYQQLLGYIKATLTYQYEYVKNNVALVEIIFNARTEDNIPYYKLNEGEEDPLYLRLESILSEGQEQKVFSSDFQPKATAILINGAANESMLLQSDSFDNQNYQQELIKMVTKIVQ
- a CDS encoding YqeB family protein, with translation MQNETVLGLTKLDKGIIIIGGPLLGAIIGWFIQIISSWLIKIPFVPFGPFFEWIVSWNSSWVSIIGVIVGLIAGILFALYAFSESLKMTITDQEVTMKRNDKEVNLQKRDISAIYMDRKEIVVLGQKGEERYRSQTDVKQPKIEAAFLEHRFPWKNQDPHHAEYQRWVPDQPDFPDSVNRLLAAREQALKEEDEKEAMILRKDIAAEGAIIRDEDKRQYVRMIRG
- a CDS encoding peptidoglycan-binding domain-containing protein, with product MKKKWLAVVPAVTVALAGAPHINQTVDAAPENESVQQAESEVPAGYEAILNWPPEQQPTVKHGSQKSFEVEFIQVMLNHFGFETEVDGVFGSHTDQQVHQLQAENGLVQDGIIGVGTWAVLLEEYQAELFTVETAIAYAEKNLDNEDLVFSSNGELHRDLDGKVFYSLKAQSQDLIDNGGTGTVGFYDVYQNGDVIESKPR
- a CDS encoding DUF418 domain-containing protein, whose translation is MKQRIDTLDFLRGFALLGIIFANITLIILPSSLQTDYFWSQILNYAVYERFFIIFSFLFGIGFYIFMTRAVNRGDKSTALFIKRLIVLSIFGLIHQFFQLGEALLPYSIFGFILIPFYRFKPKINFIIAVILLILAVFLGGSYFMILPMFLLGLCMGQWGIFENIRAYQKAFRIVQISSLCLLPAVLFIQYFLTEENGQIDLAGAIAAPFVSAFYVTTLTLLLRHNIIQKLLTPLKYVGRMALTNYLVQTALILTASGLFDLKGHVHQTTLMNIAIVILIIQMIYSTIWFQYFKIGPMEFIWRIATYGKLPNRYKMNANHPRLLQ